One Formosa agariphila KMM 3901 genomic window, AATTCACAAAAATTTTCAAACTCACCAACGGCGATCGCAAAATAGTATTAATAGCAGGTATTAGCGCCGGATTTGCATCGGTATTCGGAACACCTTTAGCTGGCGGAATTTTTGCTCTAGAAGTACTTATCTTAGGGCGTATTCGTTTAGATGCTATTGTGCCAAGTTTTTTGGCAGCTGTATTGGCCAATTATTTTTGCGAAATTTGGGATATTTCACATACACACTATCATATAGATAGCGTGGCCGAAATGACACCCGTTAATTTGCTTTGGGCTATTCTAGCAGGAATCATATTTGGTTTGGTAGCCATGTTATTTTCAAAATCAACACATTTTTGGGCAAATCTGTTTAAAAAACTTATAAAATATCCACCCTTACGTCCAACTATTGGCGGAGTTATTTTAGCCATCATAATCTATAGTATTGGTACCACTAAATATATCGGACTTGGCGTACCCACGATAGTAGAATCGTTTAGTTCTAACATGAATTCTTACGATTTTTTAGCTAAACTACTGTTTACTTCATTTACACTAGGAGCAGGTTTTAAAGGCGGAGAAGTTACCCCCTTATTCTATATTGGAGCGACTTTAGGGAATGTTTTAATTTGGTTTATCCCATTACCAATGGGTTTATTAGCAGGCATGGGCTTTGTTGCTGTTTTTGCGGGAGCAACCAATACGCCTATTGCATGTACCGTTATGGGCATTGAGTTATTTGGTATTGAAGCCGGCGTATTTATTGCTATTGCCTGTAGTGTGTCTTATTTGTTTTCAGGCCATACCGGCGTGTACACGTCACAAATTATTGGAAGTCCAAAAAATACAAGTGTAATTAAAGACAAAGGATTAACCCTATCTGAAATTGACGAGAGGAAACATCAGAAGTAAATACACAAACCACAGTCAATACCCTATTTAAAGAAAATGAAATATTGGCTAAACCTTAAATTATTCAAATTAAATACTACAATGACTAACCATAATAACATTTCTATAACCAAAAGAAACTAGTTTTTTACGTATTTTTGAATTATTAAATGACAATGACTTTATGAGTAATGAATTAAAATATGCTGTTTTTGGTGCTGGTAGTTGGGCTACTGCCATTGTAAAAATGCTTTGTGAAAATCTAGACGAAGTGGGGTGGTATATGCGTAGCGTTTACACAAAAGAACATTTATTAAAAGAACAGCACAATCCTAATTACTTAAGTTCTGTAGAGTTTAGAACAGATCAACTTATTTTAAGTAACAATATAGATGAAATAGTACAGTATGCAGATGTGCTAATTTTTGCCATTCCTTCTGCTTTTATGCAAAGTGAATTAGAAAAAATAACTGTAGATATCTCTAATAAAACCGTGGTATCCGCCGTTAAAGGGATTATTCCGGAATCGGGATTATTGGTTGGCGAACATTTTCATAATGTGTACAATGTATCTTACAATAATATCGCGGTAATTGCAGGACCTTGCCATGCCGAAGAGGTTGCTTTAGAACGTTTATCGTACTTAACCATTTCTTGTGCCGACTCTAAAAAGGCGAAAGCCATTGCTAAAAACTTCTCTAGTAATTATATAAAGACTAAAATTAGCGACGATGTTATTGGAACCGAATACGCCGTAATGCTAAAAAATATCTATGCCATTGCTGCTGGTATTGCGCATGGATTAGGATATGGAGACAACTTTCAAAGTGTACTTATGAGTAATGCGATTCGTGAAATGAAACGCTTTATTAAGAAAATGCATAAAATGAAACGTAACATTAATAACTCGGCATATTTAGGCGAT contains:
- a CDS encoding voltage-gated chloride channel family protein, yielding MKLEHLKKKLASVEQIPSLYYLIKWLIICTFLGIIAGSFSAFFLKSLEWATLYREANYWIIALLPIGGFIIGITYHLYGNSVVKGNNLLLEEFHSPKKIIPFKMAPLVLFGTVITHLFGGSAGREGTAVQIGGAVADQFTKIFKLTNGDRKIVLIAGISAGFASVFGTPLAGGIFALEVLILGRIRLDAIVPSFLAAVLANYFCEIWDISHTHYHIDSVAEMTPVNLLWAILAGIIFGLVAMLFSKSTHFWANLFKKLIKYPPLRPTIGGVILAIIIYSIGTTKYIGLGVPTIVESFSSNMNSYDFLAKLLFTSFTLGAGFKGGEVTPLFYIGATLGNVLIWFIPLPMGLLAGMGFVAVFAGATNTPIACTVMGIELFGIEAGVFIAIACSVSYLFSGHTGVYTSQIIGSPKNTSVIKDKGLTLSEIDERKHQK
- a CDS encoding NAD(P)H-dependent glycerol-3-phosphate dehydrogenase encodes the protein MSNELKYAVFGAGSWATAIVKMLCENLDEVGWYMRSVYTKEHLLKEQHNPNYLSSVEFRTDQLILSNNIDEIVQYADVLIFAIPSAFMQSELEKITVDISNKTVVSAVKGIIPESGLLVGEHFHNVYNVSYNNIAVIAGPCHAEEVALERLSYLTISCADSKKAKAIAKNFSSNYIKTKISDDVIGTEYAVMLKNIYAIAAGIAHGLGYGDNFQSVLMSNAIREMKRFIKKMHKMKRNINNSAYLGDLLVTGYSTFSRNRMFGNMIGKGYTVKSAQMEMSMVAEGYYATKSAQLLNDKNDRKTKLPIINAVYEILYEGKDPKKTFEKLTEKLD